One genomic segment of Rivularia sp. PCC 7116 includes these proteins:
- a CDS encoding N-acetylmuramoyl-L-alanine amidase → MFFAIDIGHNCPPYDTGARTNKYSEDALTKLVGELVIGKLRLRKHKVISVTPQSAYSTDDSLMQRARKANQLDADYFISIHFNAFSSPRANGSEVYVYDLRSAARPLAQSVVSNIASLGFFNRGVKKARFRVLELTAMPAILIECCFISSDKDMRLFNAEKMATAIVDGLVGKEEITTISGTLKVRYTTYLKPSSDQSSNINPSQLKVIQPGDYPGKLVAKEESHYAVELENEMGSGLREVDYIYTGHSDFIAD, encoded by the coding sequence ATGTTCTTCGCTATCGATATTGGTCACAATTGCCCTCCCTATGACACCGGTGCCCGCACTAACAAGTACAGTGAAGATGCTTTGACTAAGCTAGTAGGGGAGTTAGTTATTGGTAAGCTCCGTCTAAGAAAGCATAAAGTTATTTCTGTTACGCCGCAATCTGCTTATAGTACCGATGATTCTTTGATGCAAAGAGCTAGAAAAGCTAATCAACTTGATGCTGATTATTTTATCTCTATCCACTTTAATGCTTTTAGCAGTCCGAGAGCTAATGGTAGTGAAGTTTACGTATATGACTTACGTAGTGCTGCCAGACCTTTAGCGCAATCAGTAGTTAGCAATATTGCATCTTTAGGTTTCTTTAACCGAGGTGTAAAAAAAGCTAGATTTAGAGTCTTGGAACTGACTGCAATGCCAGCAATTTTAATTGAATGTTGCTTTATCAGTTCCGACAAAGATATGCGATTATTCAACGCTGAAAAAATGGCTACTGCAATCGTCGATGGTTTAGTCGGCAAAGAAGAAATAACAACTATATCCGGTACTTTAAAAGTTAGGTATACTACTTATCTCAAACCTTCTTCCGACCAATCTTCTAATATAAATCCGAGCCAATTAAAAGTAATACAGCCAGGAGATTACCCAGGAAAGTTAGTTGCTAAAGAAGAATCTCACTATGCTGTAGAGCTAGAAAACGAGATGGGTTCTGGTTTGCGCGAAGTTGACTATATATATACTGGTCATAGCGATTTTATTGCAGATTAA